A genomic window from Agreia sp. COWG includes:
- a CDS encoding PKD domain-containing protein, with product MTIRDVARLVPSAGAMGMEPSGWMVVGLPTNFYATAPVEVVGATILGQAAEVRFTASSFAWNYGDGASLTTADGGSTWAALAVPEFSNTVTSHVYRAPGRYTITLSVSYSAEYRIGASGWQELQGTVPSVSPPLTATAAQGKTVLVPGSCARAPLSPGC from the coding sequence GTGACGATACGAGATGTGGCGAGGCTCGTGCCGTCCGCGGGCGCCATGGGCATGGAGCCGTCGGGATGGATGGTCGTCGGATTACCGACGAATTTCTACGCGACCGCGCCCGTAGAGGTGGTCGGTGCGACGATTCTCGGGCAGGCGGCCGAGGTGCGTTTCACCGCGTCGTCATTCGCCTGGAACTACGGTGATGGCGCGAGCCTCACGACCGCAGACGGCGGGTCGACGTGGGCGGCGCTCGCGGTGCCCGAGTTCTCGAACACGGTCACGAGCCACGTGTACCGTGCGCCGGGCAGATACACGATCACGCTCAGCGTCTCGTATTCGGCCGAATACCGGATAGGGGCCTCCGGGTGGCAGGAATTGCAGGGTACGGTTCCGTCGGTGTCGCCACCTCTCACAGCAACTGCGGCGCAGGGAAAGACGGTTCTTGTGCCCGGATCCTGCGCACGTGCCCCGCTCTCGCCCGGCTGCTGA
- a CDS encoding aminotransferase class I/II-fold pyridoxal phosphate-dependent enzyme — protein sequence MTISGSWQRTARGAGLLSLDGSIRPTIFAEMSALASSTGAINLGQGFPDEDGPAEVLEAARRAISDGLNQYPPAIGMPVLREAIAAHQKRFYALDVDADREVLVTAGATEALAATLLALVDDGDEVVTLEPFYDAYGAVIALARGVHVMVPLRLPDFLPDHDDLRAAVTDRTRVILINNPNNPTGTVLPKETLELVVELAHAHDAIIVTDEVYEHLTFGEPHLPIATLPGGRERTVTISSGGKTFNTTGWKIGWLTAPHDIVTAILAVKQFLTFVNGAPFQPAIAVGLGLSDEFFDSIAHTLQAKRDLLSSGLTKAGFAVTMPQAGYFVVADAAPLGYPDAATLCRQLPELAGVVGIPISAFCTAQLGAEYSSLVRFAYCKKTDVLQRATAQLEQLGR from the coding sequence GTGACTATCTCTGGTTCCTGGCAACGCACGGCCCGGGGGGCGGGGCTCCTCTCGCTCGACGGCTCGATCCGGCCCACCATCTTCGCCGAGATGAGCGCCCTCGCCTCATCTACAGGGGCGATCAATCTCGGCCAGGGCTTTCCCGACGAAGACGGACCGGCCGAGGTGCTCGAGGCCGCGCGGCGCGCCATCAGCGACGGCCTCAACCAGTACCCGCCGGCCATCGGCATGCCCGTGCTGCGCGAGGCGATAGCCGCACACCAGAAGCGGTTCTATGCGCTCGACGTCGACGCCGACCGCGAGGTTCTCGTCACCGCCGGAGCCACCGAGGCGCTCGCGGCCACCCTGCTCGCCCTCGTAGACGACGGCGACGAGGTCGTCACGCTGGAACCCTTCTACGACGCGTACGGCGCCGTGATCGCGCTGGCACGGGGCGTGCACGTCATGGTTCCCCTGCGACTGCCCGACTTCCTGCCCGACCACGACGACTTGCGCGCGGCCGTGACCGACCGCACCCGCGTCATCCTGATCAACAATCCGAACAACCCCACCGGCACGGTTCTGCCGAAAGAGACTCTCGAGCTCGTGGTCGAGCTGGCACACGCCCACGACGCGATCATCGTCACCGACGAGGTCTACGAGCACCTGACGTTCGGCGAGCCGCACCTGCCGATCGCCACGCTGCCCGGGGGTAGGGAGCGCACCGTCACGATCTCGTCTGGCGGCAAGACCTTCAACACCACCGGCTGGAAGATCGGCTGGCTCACCGCACCACACGACATCGTCACGGCGATCCTCGCCGTCAAACAATTCCTGACCTTCGTGAACGGTGCCCCCTTCCAGCCGGCTATCGCCGTCGGGCTTGGCCTGTCCGACGAGTTCTTCGACTCGATCGCCCACACGCTGCAGGCCAAGCGAGATCTGCTCTCGTCGGGGCTGACCAAGGCCGGCTTCGCCGTCACCATGCCGCAGGCCGGCTATTTCGTGGTCGCCGATGCCGCACCGCTCGGTTACCCGGATGCCGCAACGCTGTGCCGCCAGCTGCCCGAGCTCGCGGGCGTCGTCGGCATTCCTATCAGCGCCTTCTGCACCGCGCAGCTCGGCGCCGAGTACTCGTCGCTCGTGCGCTTCGCCTATTGCAAGAAGACAGACGTTCTGCAGCGCGCGACCGCGCAGTTGGAGCAGCTCGGTCGCTAG
- a CDS encoding YdeI family protein produces the protein MAAERQSLQFSSRQEFRDWMILHQELEVGIWLIVAKKASPFVTVTYAEALDVALEFGWIDGQTLGRDEHTSLRGFTPRRRASPWSMRNRTAAEAMIAEGRMSPRGLREVERARADGRWDRAYATSSDAQPHPDFLEALEAKAEARAFYETLNKQERFAIYYRIQSLKTPEGRARKIATLVDRLSRREKPAG, from the coding sequence GTGGCAGCCGAGAGGCAGAGCCTGCAGTTCTCGTCGCGGCAGGAGTTTCGCGACTGGATGATTCTGCACCAGGAGCTCGAGGTCGGCATCTGGCTGATCGTGGCCAAGAAGGCCTCGCCCTTCGTGACGGTCACCTATGCCGAGGCGCTCGATGTGGCGCTCGAGTTCGGCTGGATCGACGGCCAGACGTTGGGCCGCGACGAGCACACCTCGCTGCGCGGATTCACGCCACGTCGCAGGGCGAGCCCGTGGTCCATGCGCAACCGTACTGCTGCAGAAGCGATGATCGCAGAGGGCCGGATGTCGCCGCGCGGCCTCAGGGAGGTGGAGCGGGCTCGGGCGGATGGCCGCTGGGACCGGGCGTATGCGACATCGAGCGATGCGCAGCCGCATCCGGACTTTCTGGAGGCCCTCGAAGCGAAGGCCGAAGCGAGGGCGTTCTACGAGACGCTGAACAAACAGGAACGGTTCGCCATCTACTACCGCATCCAGTCACTCAAGACGCCCGAGGGGAGGGCGCGCAAGATCGCCACCCTCGTCGATCGGCTCTCCAGGCGTGAGAAGCCGGCCGGCTAG
- a CDS encoding carbon-nitrogen hydrolase family protein, with protein MTTPITPTAHGDDEAIGVAVAQFAPGPDADANLATITRLASVATRRGASLVVFPEYSSYFSEPFGEGFLAHAETLEGPFVSALGALAASLGVHIVAGMIEATSSGDRFSNAVVALAPTGELVASYRKLHLYDAFGAAESDWVEPGLIGAPETFALGELTVGLQTCYDIRFPEVTRRLVDAGVDLALVPAEWVRGALKEHHWRTLVTARALENTIYVAAADHTPPVGVGTSLIVDPMGVAIASLGEREDVALSWISRRRVDDVRRVNPALSLRRFGTREL; from the coding sequence ATGACGACGCCCATCACTCCGACGGCTCACGGCGACGACGAGGCGATCGGCGTCGCGGTAGCCCAGTTCGCGCCGGGACCCGACGCCGATGCCAACCTCGCGACGATCACCCGCCTCGCGTCCGTCGCGACCCGGCGCGGAGCGTCGCTCGTCGTGTTCCCCGAGTACTCGTCCTATTTCTCCGAACCGTTCGGCGAGGGTTTTCTCGCGCACGCCGAAACGCTCGAGGGGCCCTTCGTGTCGGCGCTCGGGGCGCTCGCGGCATCGCTCGGTGTGCACATCGTGGCAGGCATGATCGAGGCCACCTCGTCGGGGGATCGCTTTTCTAACGCGGTTGTCGCGCTTGCACCGACGGGGGAGCTCGTCGCCTCATACCGCAAGCTGCACCTGTACGACGCTTTCGGGGCCGCGGAGAGCGATTGGGTCGAGCCCGGCCTCATCGGGGCGCCCGAGACATTCGCCCTCGGAGAGCTGACGGTGGGGCTGCAGACCTGTTACGACATCCGGTTTCCCGAGGTGACGAGGAGGCTCGTCGATGCCGGCGTCGACCTCGCCCTGGTGCCCGCAGAGTGGGTACGAGGAGCGCTGAAGGAGCATCACTGGCGAACGCTGGTCACGGCGCGTGCCCTCGAGAACACCATCTATGTCGCCGCCGCAGACCACACCCCGCCCGTGGGGGTGGGCACGAGCCTCATCGTCGATCCGATGGGAGTGGCGATCGCGTCGCTCGGTGAACGTGAAGACGTCGCCCTCTCCTGGATCTCTCGTCGACGCGTCGACGATGTGCGTCGCGTGAACCCCGCACTCTCTCTGCGCCGCTTCGGCACGCGCGAGTTGTAG
- a CDS encoding ROK family transcriptional regulator yields the protein MATTDVGSRDSRRELAREVLIHGPIGRGELGRRLGLSPASLTRLSRPLIDHGILVEADELMDGAVGRPIKPLDVRVDAQRILGVKITGEHVFGVVTDLRATVAGAATAHLAGHAPDDVLDGIQSLIDELDADDVTTIGVSIGGKVTSSRVVSRAPFLKWHDVDLGFLIEKRFGRPATVENDVVALTAAEHWFGHARGVDNFSVITIGAGVGYGLVMHGRQVITSDTGLGLGGHFPLDATGPLCSDGHRGCSSAMLSIGSMCASAGVGLGRPIEYEELLALARVDNPVARQVVDTSARSLGRLIAATANLAMVEVVVLSGEGIGLLDVAEDSVRRAVEADRDPDALPVQIRPTDSEFTAWARGAASVAIQSEFGVIPV from the coding sequence ATGGCGACCACAGACGTTGGTTCACGAGACTCCCGGCGTGAACTCGCTCGCGAGGTACTCATTCACGGGCCCATCGGACGTGGCGAGCTCGGGCGTCGTCTCGGGCTGTCGCCGGCCAGCCTCACTCGGCTCAGCCGCCCTCTCATCGACCACGGCATCCTGGTCGAGGCCGACGAACTCATGGATGGCGCGGTAGGCCGGCCCATCAAGCCGCTCGACGTGCGGGTGGATGCCCAGCGCATCCTGGGGGTCAAGATCACGGGAGAGCACGTGTTCGGAGTCGTCACCGATCTGCGGGCGACCGTCGCGGGAGCTGCGACGGCGCACCTCGCCGGGCATGCCCCCGACGACGTGCTCGATGGAATCCAATCGCTGATCGACGAACTCGATGCCGACGACGTCACGACAATCGGGGTGAGTATCGGCGGCAAGGTGACCTCGTCGCGGGTCGTCTCTCGTGCCCCCTTCTTGAAGTGGCACGACGTCGATCTCGGTTTTCTCATCGAGAAGAGATTCGGTCGACCCGCAACGGTGGAGAACGATGTCGTGGCTTTGACCGCCGCGGAGCACTGGTTCGGACATGCGCGCGGGGTCGACAACTTCTCGGTGATCACGATCGGCGCGGGCGTCGGCTATGGACTCGTGATGCACGGACGGCAGGTCATCACGTCGGACACCGGCCTGGGTCTCGGAGGTCATTTTCCGCTCGACGCGACCGGCCCTCTCTGCAGCGATGGGCACCGCGGCTGCTCGTCAGCCATGCTCTCGATCGGCAGCATGTGCGCAAGCGCGGGAGTGGGTCTCGGCCGCCCGATCGAGTACGAGGAGCTGCTCGCGCTCGCACGGGTCGACAATCCCGTCGCGCGTCAGGTCGTCGACACCTCGGCGCGCTCTCTCGGCCGCCTCATCGCCGCCACGGCCAACCTGGCGATGGTGGAGGTCGTCGTTCTCTCGGGCGAGGGCATCGGGCTGCTCGACGTCGCCGAGGACTCGGTGCGTCGAGCGGTGGAGGCCGATAGGGATCCGGACGCGTTGCCCGTGCAGATCAGGCCGACAGATTCGGAATTCACCGCCTGGGCACGAGGTGCCGCTTCGGTGGCGATCCAATCGGAGTTCGGCGTCATCCCCGTGTGA
- a CDS encoding alpha-galactosidase, which yields MHRRTPIHLRRAGTSVIIDLATPGYPSILHWGEDLGDLSDLQLEHLAVASEPQRVSGGLDTPARLTILPLESHGWQNEPGLIGSRRGLAFSPTFGPVDVHMLPSDAGLVLEAVDEVAALKISSSLTLDSAGLLHQKHTLTNLGDSAYDLQHLLATFPLPSSARELLDTTGRHLRERFPQRHAFTTGRHVRDSRRGRPGADATLFLAAGTPGFAFERGLVHALHLAWSGSQRISAERSVAGHALLQAGELLSAGELSLAPGESYTTPDAIGSWGDGLTALSSRFHESIRARENHPTLPRPVTLNTWEAVYFDLDVDRLRRLADAGARVGIERFVLDDGWFRGRRDDTAGLGDWYVDEQVWPQGLGPIIDHVTGLGMQFGLWVEPEMVNADSDLARAHPDWILQSEAGLPLESRQQQVLDLSNPAVFDYLLERLDAILTEYDVAYLKWDHNRDLLEAGSPITGRVAVHENVVALYRLLDEIRRMHPGVEIESCASGGARVDLGILEHTDRIWTSDCIDPIERLTIQKYTNIVIPYELMGAHVSGPHSHSTGRRHELTLRAGVALPGHFGIEWDISRLDDAGLDAVAAWVDAHKRIRELAHTGRSVHADLPDSSADLRGLVSQGGERALFVYTQVTTSTSYPPEALTFPGLDDERSYRVSLAEPTARLDGPGQSPLSWAEQPITLSGRALRTRGIQAPVLFPEHLVLIDFTAI from the coding sequence ATGCATCGTCGCACCCCCATCCACCTCCGCCGCGCAGGCACGAGCGTGATCATCGATCTCGCCACCCCCGGTTACCCGTCGATACTCCACTGGGGTGAAGATCTCGGCGATCTCAGCGATCTTCAGCTGGAGCACCTGGCCGTCGCCTCCGAGCCGCAGCGGGTCTCCGGAGGCCTCGACACCCCCGCACGCCTGACCATCCTGCCGCTGGAGTCGCACGGCTGGCAGAACGAACCGGGTCTCATCGGCAGTCGGCGCGGACTCGCCTTCTCCCCCACGTTCGGGCCGGTCGACGTGCACATGCTCCCGTCTGACGCAGGGCTCGTATTGGAGGCGGTCGACGAGGTCGCCGCGCTGAAGATCAGCTCGAGCCTGACGCTCGACAGCGCCGGCCTGCTGCACCAGAAGCACACGCTGACCAATCTCGGCGACTCCGCCTACGACCTGCAGCACCTTCTCGCCACTTTCCCTCTTCCGAGCAGCGCACGCGAGCTGCTCGACACCACCGGTCGACACCTCCGCGAGCGCTTCCCTCAGAGGCACGCCTTCACGACGGGCCGGCACGTGCGCGACAGCCGCCGTGGCCGCCCCGGCGCAGACGCCACGCTCTTTCTCGCGGCCGGCACGCCCGGTTTCGCCTTCGAGCGTGGCCTCGTGCACGCTCTCCACCTCGCCTGGAGCGGAAGTCAACGCATCAGCGCTGAACGCTCCGTCGCGGGTCACGCGCTCCTCCAGGCCGGCGAGCTCCTCTCGGCCGGCGAGCTGAGTCTCGCTCCCGGCGAGAGCTATACGACACCGGATGCTATCGGCTCGTGGGGCGACGGCCTCACGGCCCTCTCCTCCCGCTTCCACGAGTCGATCCGTGCCAGGGAGAACCACCCCACCCTGCCCCGCCCCGTCACCTTGAACACCTGGGAGGCCGTCTACTTCGACCTCGATGTCGACAGGCTGCGACGACTCGCCGATGCGGGCGCCCGGGTCGGCATCGAACGATTCGTTCTCGACGACGGCTGGTTCCGCGGCCGGCGAGACGATACCGCCGGCCTCGGCGACTGGTACGTCGACGAGCAGGTCTGGCCGCAGGGGCTCGGCCCGATCATCGACCACGTCACCGGGCTCGGCATGCAGTTCGGACTGTGGGTGGAACCCGAGATGGTGAACGCCGACTCCGATCTCGCCCGCGCCCATCCCGACTGGATCCTTCAAAGCGAGGCCGGACTCCCACTGGAGTCTCGCCAGCAGCAGGTGCTCGACCTCTCCAACCCCGCGGTCTTCGACTACCTTCTCGAACGCCTCGACGCGATCCTGACCGAGTACGACGTCGCCTACCTGAAGTGGGATCACAACCGCGATCTGCTGGAGGCGGGCAGCCCGATCACGGGGAGGGTCGCGGTACATGAGAATGTCGTCGCCCTCTACCGGCTTCTCGACGAGATCAGGCGGATGCATCCGGGCGTCGAGATCGAGAGCTGCGCGTCCGGAGGCGCCCGCGTCGACCTGGGCATTCTCGAACACACCGATCGCATCTGGACGAGCGACTGCATCGACCCGATCGAGCGCCTCACGATTCAGAAGTACACGAACATCGTCATCCCCTACGAGCTCATGGGTGCCCACGTCAGCGGGCCGCACTCCCACTCCACCGGGCGACGACACGAACTCACCCTTCGGGCCGGCGTCGCGCTGCCCGGGCATTTCGGGATCGAGTGGGACATCTCACGACTCGACGACGCCGGGCTCGACGCCGTCGCCGCGTGGGTCGACGCGCACAAGCGCATCCGTGAGCTGGCCCACACCGGGAGGTCGGTGCACGCCGATCTGCCCGACTCCTCGGCCGATCTTCGCGGACTCGTCTCACAGGGGGGCGAGCGGGCACTCTTCGTCTATACCCAGGTCACCACCAGCACGAGCTACCCACCCGAGGCCCTCACCTTTCCCGGGCTCGATGACGAGCGCAGCTACCGCGTCTCGCTCGCCGAGCCGACCGCACGGTTGGACGGCCCCGGCCAGTCCCCCCTCTCGTGGGCAGAGCAGCCGATCACTCTGAGCGGTCGAGCGCTCCGCACCAGGGGCATCCAGGCGCCGGTTCTGTTTCCTGAACATCTCGTCCTCATCGACTTCACCGCGATCTGA
- a CDS encoding ABC transporter substrate-binding protein has translation MFSSPSLRSRRRQRPRVRRAIAAALGLALAGSTLAGCSSGGDQVVTLDFFQFKPEAVKNFAAIIDDFEARNPDIKVVQNAVPDPDTAIRTLLVKNKVPDVLTLNVSGNFAELARACVFADLKDEPSASTVNPAVQKIVQNLGSCDTGSGQEVNALPFASNASGIIYNPQIFQQNGVAVPTTWDELIAAAQTFKQNGVNPFYCTMKDAWTAGPAFVNLGGALMPDGFFDDLRAEGSKLDSVSFSKDFGEAMQKEVELYSYCQNDFASRDYNAGNAAFGAGESAMYLQGSYAIPAIRATHPDAQIATFPYPVTDDANSRVVVSGVDVGISIGRDTAHPKEAKRFVDYLMSPAVVEAYSKAQSTFSPLTDATPNADPALAGLEPYFSDGRIIGFIDHQVPASIPLVNMLQTLVLTGDTQRFLSDVDSEWSKVAARTTTQRKGKS, from the coding sequence GTGTTCTCATCCCCCTCCCTCCGCTCTCGGAGGCGACAGAGGCCCAGGGTCAGGCGAGCCATCGCCGCGGCACTCGGGCTCGCCCTGGCGGGTTCGACGCTCGCCGGCTGCTCGAGCGGTGGCGATCAGGTCGTCACCCTCGATTTCTTCCAGTTCAAGCCGGAGGCCGTCAAGAACTTCGCGGCGATCATCGACGACTTCGAGGCCCGGAACCCCGATATCAAGGTGGTGCAGAACGCCGTGCCCGACCCGGACACCGCGATCAGAACGCTGCTCGTCAAGAACAAGGTCCCCGATGTGCTCACTCTCAATGTGAGCGGCAACTTCGCCGAGCTGGCCAGGGCCTGCGTCTTCGCCGATCTGAAGGACGAGCCGTCGGCATCCACCGTCAACCCCGCGGTGCAGAAGATCGTGCAAAATCTCGGAAGCTGCGACACGGGCTCAGGCCAGGAGGTCAATGCCCTCCCGTTCGCCAGCAACGCGTCGGGCATCATCTACAACCCGCAGATCTTCCAGCAGAACGGCGTGGCCGTTCCCACGACCTGGGACGAGCTGATCGCGGCCGCGCAGACCTTCAAGCAGAACGGCGTGAATCCGTTCTATTGCACGATGAAGGATGCGTGGACCGCCGGTCCGGCCTTCGTCAACCTGGGCGGCGCCCTGATGCCCGACGGATTCTTCGATGACCTGCGGGCGGAGGGCTCGAAGCTCGACTCGGTCTCGTTCTCGAAGGACTTCGGCGAGGCCATGCAGAAAGAGGTCGAGCTCTACAGCTATTGCCAGAACGACTTCGCCAGCCGGGACTACAACGCCGGCAACGCAGCGTTCGGCGCCGGCGAGTCGGCGATGTACCTGCAGGGGTCGTATGCGATTCCCGCGATCCGGGCCACCCATCCGGATGCCCAGATCGCCACGTTCCCCTACCCCGTCACCGATGACGCGAACTCGCGCGTGGTGGTCTCCGGCGTCGACGTGGGTATCTCGATCGGCAGGGACACGGCCCATCCGAAGGAGGCCAAGCGGTTCGTCGACTACCTCATGTCACCCGCGGTCGTCGAGGCCTACTCCAAGGCGCAGAGCACCTTCTCACCGCTCACCGACGCCACGCCGAACGCCGACCCAGCGCTGGCCGGCCTCGAACCGTACTTCTCCGACGGACGCATCATCGGCTTCATCGATCACCAGGTGCCCGCGTCGATCCCGCTCGTCAACATGCTGCAGACCCTCGTCCTCACGGGCGACACGCAGCGCTTCCTCTCCGATGTCGATTCCGAGTGGAGCAAGGTCGCGGCCCGCACCACGACCCAGCGAAAGGGAAAGTCATGA
- a CDS encoding carbohydrate ABC transporter permease: MSAGTASGVAPVVSPASRKRRSERTPRAFFWMVVPAVVIFFGLHTVPVLTGMFFSLTNYAGYGTWDLVGLSNYVNLFQDDRIINSYGFTFGFAIVSTVLVNVIALAIALGLNARIKFKTAFRGVFFIPYVLAILIIGYVFNYLFANSFPAIFTGLGLDGLSGNLLADPDFAWIGIVITTVWQAAAFNVILYLAGLQTIPGEIYEAAGIDGASAWRRFWSLTFPLIGAYFTINMVLSFKSFLQVFDQIVALTNGGPGTSTESIAMVIYKGGFQGGEYGYQMANAVVYLFVIILVSFIQLRFLQRREATY; this comes from the coding sequence ATGAGCGCGGGAACCGCATCCGGCGTCGCCCCTGTGGTCTCGCCCGCATCTCGCAAGAGGCGCTCGGAGCGCACGCCACGGGCATTCTTCTGGATGGTCGTGCCCGCGGTCGTGATCTTCTTCGGCCTGCACACCGTTCCCGTCTTGACGGGCATGTTCTTCAGCCTGACCAATTACGCGGGCTACGGAACGTGGGATCTCGTCGGGCTGAGCAACTACGTCAACCTCTTCCAAGACGACCGCATCATCAACTCCTACGGATTCACGTTCGGGTTCGCGATCGTGTCTACCGTGCTCGTGAACGTGATCGCGCTGGCCATCGCCCTCGGCTTGAACGCCCGAATCAAGTTCAAGACGGCCTTCCGGGGAGTGTTCTTCATCCCGTATGTGCTGGCGATCCTCATCATCGGCTACGTCTTCAACTACCTGTTCGCGAACTCGTTCCCGGCGATCTTCACCGGGCTCGGGCTCGACGGACTCTCCGGCAACCTCCTCGCAGACCCGGATTTCGCCTGGATCGGCATCGTGATCACCACCGTGTGGCAGGCGGCGGCGTTCAACGTGATTCTCTACCTCGCCGGGCTGCAGACCATTCCCGGTGAGATCTACGAGGCCGCCGGAATCGACGGGGCCTCGGCCTGGCGACGGTTCTGGTCGCTGACCTTCCCGCTCATCGGTGCCTACTTCACCATCAACATGGTTCTCTCGTTCAAGTCGTTCCTGCAGGTGTTCGACCAGATCGTGGCCCTGACGAACGGCGGGCCGGGAACCAGCACCGAGTCCATCGCCATGGTGATCTACAAGGGCGGCTTCCAGGGTGGCGAATACGGCTACCAGATGGCGAACGCGGTCGTGTACCTCTTCGTCATCATCCTCGTGTCATTCATCCAGCTGCGCTTCCTGCAGCGCAGGGAGGCGACGTACTGA
- a CDS encoding carbohydrate ABC transporter permease, which produces MSATLRGSDAPRTIPAPTVAHRRRRRTSVNGGVNWWITAFVAICSLTVLIPLYFTIVTALKTPEQLGGTGFEWPTSVRWQNFTDAYQLTNFPQALMNTAIITVGAVVLTLLTNSLVAYAIARNMHKKFFRGLYFYFLAAIFVPFPIIMLPVVKETALLGLDTPVGLILLYTVYGLSFNIFIFVAYIKSIPIELEEAARMDGASTWGVFWKVIFPLLTPMNATVGILTCVWAWNDFLLPLVVLSDPAARTLPLAQFVFQGQFNTNYTVAFASYLMALAPLLVVYVFAQKWVVSGVMRGSVK; this is translated from the coding sequence ATGTCCGCAACACTCCGGGGCAGCGACGCCCCTCGAACGATCCCCGCGCCCACCGTCGCACACCGTCGTCGCCGACGCACGAGCGTGAACGGAGGGGTCAACTGGTGGATCACCGCCTTCGTGGCGATCTGCTCGCTGACCGTTCTCATTCCGCTCTACTTCACGATCGTCACTGCGCTGAAGACGCCAGAGCAGCTCGGAGGCACGGGATTCGAATGGCCGACGAGCGTGCGCTGGCAGAACTTCACCGACGCCTACCAGCTGACGAACTTTCCTCAAGCGCTCATGAACACCGCGATCATCACCGTCGGCGCCGTGGTGCTGACGCTGTTGACGAACTCCCTGGTGGCGTACGCGATCGCACGCAATATGCACAAGAAGTTCTTCAGGGGCCTGTACTTCTACTTCCTCGCCGCGATCTTCGTTCCGTTTCCGATCATCATGCTCCCCGTGGTGAAAGAGACCGCCCTGCTCGGGCTGGACACGCCGGTCGGTCTGATCCTGCTGTATACCGTCTACGGGCTCTCGTTCAACATCTTCATCTTCGTCGCCTATATCAAGTCGATCCCGATCGAGTTAGAGGAGGCCGCGCGCATGGACGGGGCCAGCACGTGGGGTGTCTTCTGGAAGGTCATCTTTCCGCTCCTGACTCCTATGAACGCCACCGTGGGCATTCTCACCTGCGTGTGGGCGTGGAATGACTTTCTGCTTCCGCTCGTCGTTTTGTCGGACCCGGCGGCACGCACCCTGCCGCTGGCGCAGTTCGTTTTCCAGGGCCAGTTCAACACCAACTACACAGTGGCATTCGCGTCGTATCTCATGGCGCTGGCCCCGCTGCTCGTCGTCTACGTCTTCGCCCAGAAGTGGGTCGTCTCCGGTGTGATGAGAGGATCGGTCAAGTGA